Proteins co-encoded in one Actinomadura luteofluorescens genomic window:
- a CDS encoding PucR family transcriptional regulator: MSFVSDLVGAGSRIPLTLLAGPADAVPLTSVTAVEALARLQRAPEGALVVVTGRSAARAAGYELDIAVRTAAERGVPALVLIGCGTLPITAARLAERARLAVLAAEEDCDVAEVVLYLGQVIRGDAADSLARAQAALRIVREMGDPSGDDGGGDRSALLLERVGAVLGRTLTTTDAAGPAGVEPIWVGGRRQGGVTGPPDDAVRLVLPAVAAAIGRLRQHALERATAPGQTRSDILTELIVSERAQAGALADRARLLGLAVDDLHTVVWMTPDRPPGPDPAELAERRRLFDTLTLRTHQAQLPSGESWNLARLAADIVLVGTARAEIRPPRALRLIEAVRAAVAEEHPGTVLRFGIGTPQRGVEGLRQSATEARAAAAIAVRSGELVHAFDAAGINRVLAQIAASPLSRRVVDDLLRPLDALGPGRSAEAIATLCAYLDARGSLKAAASRLALHPNAVNYRIRKIVERLGADLTDPDTLFALHLACRVRLRD; encoded by the coding sequence GTGTCCTTCGTCTCGGACCTGGTCGGGGCCGGTTCCCGGATCCCGCTCACCCTGCTCGCCGGCCCGGCCGACGCCGTGCCGCTCACCTCCGTGACCGCGGTCGAGGCCCTGGCGCGGCTCCAGCGGGCCCCGGAGGGGGCGCTGGTCGTCGTGACGGGCCGGTCGGCCGCGCGGGCCGCCGGATACGAGCTCGACATCGCCGTCCGGACCGCCGCCGAGCGCGGCGTGCCCGCGCTGGTGCTCATCGGCTGCGGAACGCTGCCGATCACCGCGGCCCGCCTGGCCGAGCGGGCCCGCCTGGCCGTGCTCGCGGCCGAGGAGGACTGCGACGTCGCAGAAGTGGTGCTCTACCTCGGCCAGGTCATCCGGGGCGACGCCGCCGACTCGCTCGCCCGCGCGCAGGCCGCGCTGCGGATCGTCCGCGAAATGGGCGACCCGTCCGGCGACGACGGGGGCGGGGACCGCTCCGCCCTGCTGCTGGAACGGGTCGGGGCCGTGCTCGGCCGCACCCTGACGACGACCGATGCGGCGGGACCGGCCGGCGTCGAGCCGATCTGGGTGGGGGGCCGCCGCCAGGGCGGCGTGACGGGTCCGCCCGACGACGCCGTACGGCTGGTGCTCCCGGCGGTGGCCGCCGCGATCGGCCGGCTGCGGCAGCACGCGCTGGAGCGGGCGACCGCGCCCGGCCAGACCCGGTCCGACATCCTCACCGAGCTGATCGTCAGCGAGCGCGCCCAGGCGGGGGCGCTGGCCGACCGGGCCCGGTTGCTCGGCCTGGCCGTCGACGACCTGCACACCGTGGTCTGGATGACCCCCGACCGGCCGCCCGGCCCGGACCCCGCCGAGCTCGCGGAACGGCGGCGGCTGTTCGACACCCTCACCCTGCGCACCCACCAGGCCCAACTGCCGTCCGGCGAGTCGTGGAACCTCGCCCGCCTCGCCGCCGACATCGTGCTGGTCGGCACCGCCCGGGCCGAGATCCGCCCGCCGCGCGCCCTGCGGCTGATCGAGGCCGTGCGCGCGGCCGTGGCCGAGGAGCATCCCGGCACGGTGCTGCGCTTCGGGATCGGGACGCCGCAGCGGGGGGTGGAGGGCCTGCGCCAGTCGGCCACGGAGGCCCGCGCCGCGGCGGCCATCGCCGTCCGCTCCGGCGAACTCGTCCACGCCTTCGACGCCGCGGGCATCAACCGGGTGCTCGCCCAGATCGCCGCCTCGCCGCTCAGCCGCCGGGTGGTGGACGACCTGCTGCGGCCCCTCGACGCGCTCGGGCCGGGGCGCTCGGCCGAGGCGATCGCGACGCTGTGCGCCTATCTCGACGCGCGCGGCTCGCTGAAGGCCGCCGCGTCCCGGCTGGCCCTGCACCCCAACGCGGTCAACTACCGGATCAGGAAGATCGTCGAGAGGCTCGGCGCCGACCTGACCGACCCCGACACCCTCTTCGCCCTGCACCTGGCCTGCCGCGTCCGTCTCCGCGACTGA
- a CDS encoding DUF917 domain-containing protein gives MTLDDVPALARGCAILGTGGGGDVETGTLTAVRAIDEYGEVPLIPLSEVPDDSLVLPLSGIGAPTVAHEMLMSGEEPLLIRDEVERILGRPVAAVMACEIGGSNGVGPVGWAARLGLPLVDADGMGRAFPEVQMVSMYVAGRPVNLVVLADVQGNVTTVRPIDGLWSERISRAVCIASGASALMADYVLTGAQARGAVIEGTVSKALAIGHAVQEGADPLGSLCATLDASVLITGKVIDVERRTGGGFVRGSLVIDGTGDDRGRLLRVEIQNENLIALEDGRARACVPDLITVVDAQTAGAISTESLRYGQRVAVLSWPCDPIWRTERGLATAGPRAFGYDIDYTPVEELNHG, from the coding sequence GTGACGCTCGACGACGTTCCGGCGCTCGCCCGCGGCTGCGCGATCCTGGGAACCGGGGGCGGCGGGGACGTCGAGACGGGCACGCTGACCGCGGTCCGGGCGATCGACGAGTACGGCGAGGTGCCGCTCATCCCGCTGTCGGAGGTGCCCGACGACAGCCTCGTGCTTCCGCTGTCGGGGATCGGAGCGCCCACCGTCGCCCACGAGATGCTGATGAGCGGCGAGGAGCCGCTGCTCATCCGGGACGAGGTCGAGCGGATCCTCGGCCGTCCCGTGGCCGCGGTGATGGCCTGCGAGATCGGCGGCTCCAACGGCGTCGGGCCGGTCGGCTGGGCGGCGCGGCTCGGCCTGCCGCTGGTCGACGCCGACGGCATGGGACGGGCCTTCCCCGAGGTCCAGATGGTCTCGATGTACGTGGCGGGACGGCCGGTGAACCTCGTCGTCCTGGCCGACGTGCAGGGCAACGTCACCACGGTCCGCCCGATCGACGGCCTGTGGTCGGAGCGCATCTCCCGCGCGGTGTGCATCGCCAGCGGGGCGTCGGCGCTGATGGCCGACTACGTGCTGACCGGCGCGCAGGCGCGGGGCGCGGTCATCGAGGGGACGGTGAGCAAGGCCCTCGCGATCGGCCACGCCGTGCAGGAGGGCGCCGACCCGCTCGGCTCCCTGTGCGCGACGCTGGACGCCAGCGTCCTGATCACCGGGAAGGTCATCGACGTCGAGCGGCGGACCGGCGGCGGGTTCGTCCGCGGCAGCCTGGTCATCGACGGCACCGGCGACGACCGCGGCCGGCTGCTCCGGGTGGAGATCCAGAACGAGAACCTGATTGCGCTGGAGGACGGCCGGGCGCGCGCCTGCGTCCCCGACCTGATCACGGTGGTGGACGCGCAGACCGCCGGCGCCATCTCCACCGAGTCGCTGCGCTACGGACAGCGGGTGGCGGTGCTGTCCTGGCCCTGCGACCCGATCTGGCGGACCGAGCGCGGTCTCGCCACGGCCGGCCCGCGGGCCTTCGGCTACGACATCGACTACACGCCCGTGGAGGAGCTCAACCATGGCTGA
- a CDS encoding hydantoinase/oxoprolinase N-terminal domain-containing protein: MADRTSGGTVARDLRIGVDVGGTNTDAVVLSAKGEVLARTKQATSADVSSGLHTALTAVLDQLGDDVRRVGRVMLGTTHATNAILERRGLGKVAAIRLGGPATTSVPPAQSWPADLSAAITARTAVLPGGHYVDGRPISKLDPGALRAVLADVAGEADAIALTGVFSPAFADQELEAAEIAREELGDAVPISMSHEIGTLGLLERENATILNASLYRVISAVWDGLQHTLAERGLDVTTYFAQNDGTLMAIDYAVRYPVLTIGSGPANSIRGAAFLSGLTDAIIADVGGTSTDFGVLYAGFPRESSAGVEIGGVRTNFRMPDILALALGGGTVIGPDGAVGPQSVGYRITEKALTFGGDTPTMTDAGALAGRGAPTGTPVPERLHGVLGSAVRTADQMLADAVDRMTLGKTDQPLIAVGGGAFLIPDALDGVAEVIRPAHGDVANAVGAAIAMVSGTIETIIPAGEGRREAIAEASGVAGRRAVQAGADPAGVEVVEITEVPMSYLPEPALRLRVKAAGPLGNL; the protein is encoded by the coding sequence ATGGCTGACCGTACGTCCGGCGGCACCGTCGCCCGGGACCTGCGCATCGGCGTCGACGTCGGCGGCACCAACACCGACGCGGTCGTCCTCAGCGCCAAGGGCGAGGTCCTGGCCAGGACGAAGCAGGCGACCAGCGCCGACGTCTCCTCGGGCCTGCACACGGCGCTGACCGCGGTGCTGGACCAGCTCGGCGACGACGTCCGGCGGGTGGGCCGCGTGATGCTCGGCACCACGCACGCCACCAACGCGATCCTGGAGCGGCGGGGGCTCGGGAAGGTCGCCGCGATCCGGCTCGGCGGCCCGGCCACCACCTCGGTCCCCCCGGCGCAGTCCTGGCCGGCGGACCTGTCTGCGGCGATCACGGCGCGCACCGCCGTGCTCCCCGGCGGCCACTACGTCGACGGCCGCCCGATCTCCAAGCTCGACCCGGGCGCGCTGCGCGCCGTGCTCGCCGACGTCGCGGGCGAGGCCGACGCGATCGCGCTGACCGGCGTGTTCAGCCCCGCCTTCGCCGACCAGGAGCTGGAGGCCGCGGAGATCGCCCGGGAGGAGCTCGGCGACGCGGTGCCCATCTCGATGAGCCACGAGATCGGCACGCTCGGGCTGCTGGAGCGCGAGAACGCCACGATCCTCAACGCCTCCCTCTACCGGGTCATCAGCGCGGTCTGGGACGGGCTGCAGCACACGCTCGCCGAGCGGGGCCTGGACGTCACCACCTACTTCGCGCAGAACGACGGCACCCTGATGGCGATCGACTACGCCGTCCGGTATCCGGTGCTGACGATCGGCTCCGGGCCGGCCAACTCCATCCGGGGCGCGGCGTTCCTGTCCGGCCTCACCGACGCGATCATCGCGGACGTGGGCGGCACCTCGACCGACTTCGGCGTGCTGTACGCGGGCTTCCCCCGGGAGTCCTCGGCGGGCGTCGAGATCGGCGGGGTGCGGACCAACTTCCGGATGCCCGACATCCTCGCGCTCGCGCTCGGCGGCGGCACCGTCATCGGGCCGGACGGGGCGGTCGGGCCGCAGTCGGTCGGGTACCGGATCACCGAGAAGGCGCTGACCTTCGGCGGCGACACCCCCACCATGACCGACGCGGGCGCGCTGGCCGGCCGCGGCGCGCCGACCGGCACGCCGGTCCCGGAGCGGCTGCACGGCGTGCTCGGCTCGGCGGTGCGGACGGCCGACCAGATGCTGGCCGACGCGGTCGACCGGATGACCCTCGGCAAGACCGACCAGCCGCTGATCGCGGTGGGCGGCGGGGCGTTCCTGATCCCCGACGCCCTGGACGGCGTCGCCGAGGTCATCCGTCCCGCCCACGGGGACGTCGCCAACGCCGTCGGCGCGGCGATCGCCATGGTCAGCGGCACCATTGAGACCATCATCCCGGCAGGCGAGGGCCGCAGGGAGGCCATCGCCGAGGCGTCCGGGGTCGCCGGGCGCCGGGCCGTGCAGGCCGGAGCCGATCCGGCCGGAGTGGAGGTCGTGGAGATCACCGAAGTACCGATGAGTTATCTGCCCGAACCCGCGCTGCGGCTGCGGGTCAAGGCCGCCGGCCCGCTCGGCAACCTCTAG
- a CDS encoding ABC transporter substrate-binding protein: MSWRIRSLALAAAVAVTVTGCSGGAVRKAASTSSTFVYSFNLNVVTDWDPATSYSNEIIAMQNVYESLTRYDTKSKKVEPRLATKWASSDGGKKWTFTLRDGVKFHTGTALTSSAAKAAIERTMKMKGGAAYIWDPVKSIETPDPQTLVFELKYAAPLDLVSSSGYASYIYDTKAPGGGDLKDYVAKGHDTGTGPYTVASWNKGQEAEVRLSQVKDYWDGWKGSHYTSVEFRNTPQVTTAWQQLQAGDVTYVHRLNPQLFAQAKGMKDLKTDSVPSFQNLMAFFNTEAGPLKDVKLRKAVQAAIDYNGLVSTLKGSGTAASGVVPTGLTGATPGLAGRQDTAQATRLLNEAGYGPGKKSLTLDLTYAQGDDDQQKFVTLLSSALKSLNVKLQAKPMQWDAQWDRAKSKDASKRQDVFVMYWYPDYPDAYSWFLNLFRSADPVNFNLTYLDDSAVDGEIDKLPELTATNRSAAEASYASLQRKLLVDQAVAAPLFVQQYQRAYSADVDGYTDDPAYPNVVFAHELTPAA; this comes from the coding sequence ATGTCCTGGCGCATAAGATCACTGGCGCTCGCGGCGGCGGTCGCCGTGACCGTCACCGGCTGCTCGGGCGGAGCCGTCCGCAAGGCGGCCTCGACGTCCAGCACGTTCGTCTACTCGTTCAACCTCAACGTCGTCACCGACTGGGACCCTGCGACCTCGTACTCCAACGAGATCATCGCGATGCAGAACGTCTACGAGTCGCTGACCCGGTACGACACCAAGTCGAAGAAGGTCGAGCCGCGGCTCGCGACCAAGTGGGCCTCCTCCGACGGCGGCAAGAAGTGGACGTTCACCCTGCGGGACGGCGTGAAGTTCCACACCGGGACCGCGCTCACCTCCAGCGCCGCCAAGGCCGCGATCGAGCGGACGATGAAGATGAAGGGCGGCGCCGCCTACATCTGGGACCCGGTGAAGTCGATCGAGACGCCGGACCCGCAGACGCTGGTCTTCGAGCTGAAGTACGCGGCGCCGCTCGACCTGGTCTCCTCCTCCGGCTACGCCTCCTACATCTACGACACGAAGGCGCCCGGCGGCGGCGACCTGAAGGACTACGTCGCGAAGGGCCACGACACCGGCACCGGCCCGTACACCGTCGCCTCCTGGAACAAGGGGCAGGAGGCCGAGGTCCGGCTGAGCCAGGTCAAGGACTACTGGGACGGCTGGAAGGGCTCGCACTACACCAGCGTCGAGTTCCGCAACACCCCGCAGGTCACCACCGCGTGGCAGCAGCTGCAGGCCGGTGACGTCACCTACGTGCACAGGCTCAACCCTCAGCTGTTCGCTCAGGCGAAGGGGATGAAGGACCTCAAGACCGACTCGGTGCCGTCGTTCCAGAACCTCATGGCGTTCTTCAACACCGAGGCCGGTCCGCTGAAGGACGTCAAGCTCCGCAAGGCGGTCCAGGCGGCGATCGACTACAACGGCCTCGTGTCGACGCTGAAGGGTTCGGGAACCGCCGCCAGCGGTGTCGTCCCGACCGGGCTGACCGGCGCGACCCCGGGCCTGGCCGGGCGCCAGGACACCGCGCAGGCGACGCGGCTGCTGAACGAGGCCGGGTACGGGCCCGGCAAGAAGTCGCTGACGCTCGACCTCACCTACGCCCAGGGCGACGACGACCAGCAGAAGTTCGTGACGCTGCTCAGCTCCGCGCTCAAGAGCCTGAACGTGAAGCTCCAGGCCAAGCCGATGCAGTGGGACGCCCAGTGGGACCGCGCCAAGAGCAAGGACGCGTCCAAGCGCCAGGACGTCTTCGTCATGTACTGGTACCCGGACTACCCGGACGCCTACAGCTGGTTCCTGAACCTGTTCCGCTCGGCCGACCCGGTGAACTTCAACCTCACCTACCTCGACGACTCCGCGGTCGACGGTGAGATCGACAAGCTGCCGGAGCTGACCGCCACGAACCGGTCCGCGGCGGAGGCGTCGTACGCGTCGCTGCAGCGCAAGCTCCTGGTCGACCAGGCGGTCGCCGCGCCGCTGTTCGTCCAGCAGTACCAGCGGGCGTACTCGGCGGACGTCGACGGCTACACCGACGACCCGGCCTACCCCAACGTCGTGTTCGCGCACGAGCTCACCCCGGCCGCGTGA
- a CDS encoding ABC transporter permease: MTRYLLRRLAQAAFVVAGVVVLTFVVMRLVPGDPAVTYAGPRASAAELARTRAELGLDDTLPVQLWDYLSSLVQGDWGISLHTRQDVLGDISTAFPASLELVGTGVIIAVLVGIPLGVLAARFRGRPADGSIRITSMAGVSVPVFLLALFAQNVFATKLGWLPVAGEYDPSLDGTSPLHLYTNITAVDALITGNWPILGSTLAHLALPAAAIAAYPTGVVAQMTRAALIEESTQNHARLERALGFTRWQVLTRFSLRPALSPVLALLALVFAFSLVNAFLVEAIFNWPGLGRYAADSIRSSDAPAIAGVTIAIAFTYVVVNLLVDLAQAAIDPRVRIR; the protein is encoded by the coding sequence ATGACCCGCTACCTGCTCCGACGCCTGGCACAGGCCGCGTTCGTCGTGGCCGGTGTCGTGGTGCTCACCTTCGTGGTGATGCGGCTGGTCCCCGGGGACCCGGCGGTGACCTACGCCGGGCCCCGGGCCTCCGCCGCCGAGCTCGCCCGGACCCGCGCGGAACTCGGCCTGGACGACACGCTGCCCGTCCAGCTCTGGGACTACCTCTCCTCGCTGGTCCAGGGCGACTGGGGAATCAGCCTGCACACCCGCCAGGACGTGCTGGGCGACATCTCCACCGCCTTCCCGGCCTCGCTGGAGCTGGTCGGCACCGGCGTGATCATCGCGGTGCTGGTGGGCATCCCGCTCGGGGTGCTCGCCGCCCGGTTCCGGGGCCGGCCGGCCGACGGATCCATCCGGATCACCTCGATGGCGGGCGTGTCGGTGCCGGTCTTCCTGCTGGCGCTCTTCGCGCAGAACGTGTTCGCCACCAAGCTGGGCTGGCTCCCCGTCGCCGGCGAGTACGACCCCTCGCTGGACGGCACCAGCCCGCTGCACCTGTACACCAACATCACGGCGGTGGACGCGCTGATCACCGGGAACTGGCCGATCCTCGGCAGCACCCTGGCGCACCTGGCGCTGCCCGCCGCCGCGATCGCGGCCTACCCGACCGGCGTCGTCGCCCAGATGACCCGCGCCGCGCTCATCGAGGAGTCGACGCAGAACCACGCGCGGCTGGAACGGGCGCTCGGCTTCACCCGATGGCAGGTGCTGACCCGGTTCTCGCTGCGGCCCGCGCTCAGCCCGGTGCTCGCGCTCCTGGCGCTCGTCTTCGCCTTCTCCCTCGTGAACGCCTTCCTGGTCGAGGCCATCTTCAACTGGCCGGGGCTCGGCCGGTACGCCGCCGACTCGATCCGCTCCTCCGACGCCCCCGCCATCGCGGGCGTCACCATCGCGATCGCGTTCACCTACGTCGTCGTCAACCTGCTGGTGGACCTCGCGCAGGCCGCCATCGACCCGCGGGTGAGGATCAGATGA
- a CDS encoding ABC transporter permease, with product MTALDAPAAPLRERPVHRVMRAARTDRLAAVGAVVLALIVIAALAAPLLAPYPGDGTDATHPAEALRAPGAEHWFGTDGVGRDLLTRVLYGARTSLTIAVSVLALSAVIGVLLGVVAGYAGGIVRDVIMRITDVFLAFPALLLSVALALVLHPGTQGAIIAITASWWPWYARMSAVAATSIRSRGFIDAARCLGGSRTRIVLRHVLPNSLTPVLVQLSLDAGGVILTTAALSFLGLGPQEPTAEWGLMVQQGQSLFTTNWWVVAFPGLAIVVTAFCFNVLGEGLRSALDPRREVTR from the coding sequence ATGACCGCTCTCGACGCCCCCGCCGCGCCGCTCCGGGAACGGCCCGTGCACCGGGTCATGCGGGCGGCCCGCACCGACCGGCTGGCCGCCGTCGGCGCCGTGGTCCTCGCCCTGATCGTGATCGCGGCCCTCGCGGCCCCGCTGCTGGCGCCCTACCCGGGCGACGGGACCGACGCGACCCACCCCGCCGAGGCGCTGCGGGCGCCGGGCGCCGAGCACTGGTTCGGGACGGACGGGGTCGGCCGCGACCTGCTCACCCGGGTGCTCTACGGGGCGCGCACCTCGCTGACGATCGCCGTCTCGGTGCTCGCGCTGTCGGCCGTCATCGGCGTGCTGCTCGGCGTCGTCGCCGGCTACGCGGGCGGCATCGTCCGGGACGTGATCATGCGGATCACCGACGTGTTCCTGGCCTTCCCGGCGCTGCTGCTGTCGGTGGCGCTGGCGCTCGTGCTGCACCCGGGGACGCAGGGGGCGATCATCGCCATCACCGCCTCCTGGTGGCCCTGGTACGCGCGGATGAGCGCGGTCGCCGCGACGTCCATCAGATCGCGCGGCTTCATCGACGCGGCCCGCTGCCTCGGCGGATCCCGGACGCGGATCGTGCTGCGGCACGTCCTGCCCAACTCGCTGACCCCGGTGCTGGTCCAGCTGTCCCTGGACGCGGGCGGGGTCATCCTCACCACCGCGGCGCTGTCGTTCCTCGGCCTCGGCCCGCAGGAGCCCACCGCGGAATGGGGGCTGATGGTCCAGCAGGGGCAGAGCCTGTTCACGACGAACTGGTGGGTGGTCGCCTTCCCCGGCCTGGCCATCGTGGTCACGGCGTTCTGCTTCAACGTGCTCGGCGAGGGCCTGCGGTCCGCCCTCGACCCCCGGCGGGAGGTCACCCGATGA
- a CDS encoding ABC transporter ATP-binding protein codes for MKAVLTAENLRVRAGDLLLASLDELSVGPGECAAIVGESGSGKTTALNAMLGLTDGLQVSGRIVVNGTDVVTADERTLAKMRGSVIALVSQSPQASLNPTMRLGTLLKRVLARHGLRGAEARERTEEALRSVLLDPGLLRRYPHQVSGGQAQRFAIAMAVALRADVILADEPTSALDVTVQAAVLNLLARLRDEHGIALVFVSHDLAVVSGIADHVVVMRQGSVVEAGPASDVLHSPSAAYTRELLDAVPAIGE; via the coding sequence ATGAAAGCGGTGCTCACTGCGGAGAACCTGCGGGTGCGGGCCGGCGACCTGCTGCTGGCCTCGCTCGACGAGCTGAGCGTCGGTCCCGGCGAGTGCGCCGCGATCGTCGGCGAGAGCGGGTCGGGGAAGACCACCGCCCTGAACGCGATGCTCGGGCTGACCGACGGGCTCCAGGTCAGCGGACGAATCGTCGTCAACGGCACGGACGTCGTGACGGCGGACGAGCGGACGCTGGCGAAGATGCGCGGCTCGGTCATCGCCCTGGTCAGCCAGAGCCCGCAGGCGTCCCTCAACCCGACGATGCGGCTCGGAACCCTGCTCAAGCGGGTGCTCGCCCGGCACGGCCTGCGCGGCGCCGAGGCCCGCGAGCGGACCGAGGAGGCGCTGCGCAGCGTCCTGCTCGACCCGGGGCTGCTGCGCCGCTACCCGCACCAGGTCTCCGGCGGCCAGGCGCAGCGCTTCGCCATCGCGATGGCCGTCGCCCTGCGCGCCGACGTCATCCTCGCCGACGAGCCCACCAGCGCGCTGGACGTCACCGTGCAGGCAGCGGTCCTGAACCTGCTGGCCCGGTTGCGCGACGAGCACGGCATCGCCCTGGTCTTCGTCTCGCACGACCTGGCCGTGGTGTCCGGCATCGCCGACCACGTCGTCGTCATGCGGCAGGGCAGCGTCGTCGAGGCGGGGCCGGCCTCCGACGTCCTGCACAGCCCCTCCGCCGCCTACACCCGGGAACTGCTCGACGCGGTCCCCGCGATCGGGGAGTGA
- a CDS encoding ABC transporter ATP-binding protein, with protein sequence MLSADNLTVAYDRTPVVRGVSLTVPENSGVAVIGESGSGKTTIARALLGLVKPRQGRVLFRDRDIARLDRPGRALYRSQVQPVFQDGSEALDPRMRVGASISEALRVRRRRSGGEPAGKDGDLPSVTELLTDVGLDPSLAGRRPHQLSGGQRQRVVIARALAVDPRLLVLDEPTSALDVTVQAHVLDLLAGLRDEHGLSYLLITHNLAIVDRLCDTVHVLFAGRIVESGPIGTVLGAPAHPYTAALRDAVPRLGTAKRTAGASDALAAAEGCPFRHRCPIAVDRCATEDPRLLPLTGEHSVACHVAVSAEEGGAVSAGEGEAASAETDGTRSGAEL encoded by the coding sequence ATGCTCAGCGCGGACAACCTGACCGTCGCCTACGACCGCACCCCGGTGGTGCGCGGTGTCTCCCTCACGGTGCCGGAGAACTCCGGTGTCGCCGTCATCGGGGAGAGCGGATCGGGCAAGACGACCATCGCGCGGGCGCTGCTCGGGCTGGTCAAGCCCCGGCAGGGCCGGGTGCTGTTCCGCGACCGCGACATCGCCCGGCTCGACCGGCCGGGGCGGGCGCTGTACCGCTCGCAGGTCCAGCCGGTGTTCCAGGACGGCAGCGAGGCCCTCGACCCCCGGATGCGCGTCGGCGCCTCGATCTCCGAGGCGCTGCGGGTCCGGCGGCGCCGCTCCGGCGGCGAGCCCGCGGGGAAGGACGGGGACCTCCCGTCGGTGACGGAGCTGCTCACCGACGTCGGCCTCGATCCTTCCCTCGCCGGGCGCCGCCCGCACCAGCTGTCCGGCGGGCAGCGGCAGCGCGTGGTCATCGCGCGGGCGCTGGCGGTCGACCCGCGGCTGCTCGTCCTGGACGAGCCGACCAGCGCCCTGGACGTCACCGTGCAGGCCCACGTGCTGGACCTGCTGGCGGGCCTGCGGGACGAGCACGGGCTGAGCTACCTGCTGATCACCCACAACCTGGCGATCGTCGACCGGCTCTGCGACACCGTGCACGTCCTGTTCGCCGGGCGGATCGTGGAGTCCGGTCCGATCGGGACCGTGCTCGGCGCCCCGGCCCACCCCTACACCGCCGCGCTGCGCGACGCCGTCCCCCGGCTGGGCACGGCGAAACGGACCGCGGGCGCCTCGGACGCGCTGGCCGCCGCCGAAGGCTGCCCCTTCCGGCACCGCTGCCCCATCGCGGTCGACCGGTGCGCGACCGAGGACCCGCGGCTGCTGCCGCTCACCGGCGAGCACAGCGTCGCCTGTCACGTGGCCGTTTCGGCCGAGGAAGGCGGCGCCGTTTCAGCAGGGGAGGGCGAAGCGGCCTCGGCCGAGACCGACGGAACGCGGTCCGGCGCCGAGCTGTGA
- a CDS encoding DMT family transporter yields MTNKKSENRRYPWLGVALGGADRLSSASGKALLDARLIGANGLQVHQATALEATFGGLFLLLRIFLWKLTGKGGDDRPAAEMPARSRRILSLMTFGVIGTDKALLFAALSFIPFSVAGGMYYAVPLLIPVIAGFRSGSRGRAALLTLFAAGAALGVVLLVQRDGPAAGDGYLIGVICALGAGVLRTLYLPVTDRLIQGAGRFHTEKVIAWSTLSVGLVAGGIVMLTGGFTFLSWQVVMWAMLVGLLNNTLTRIIQMPARELAGDSVYAVFLTASPLIATLVGLAFLDTRLMPIQWAGVAVITVAAAAVAQMSFSLRDRSHAPLIELSSATPEAVLKHALDERAAVLETLERLTQEYGDCEKAVALAERKVAEARLAKARADAKKAAGSASKIRAEAGRLAAQAETAEAQQDAAEAAVRTAEEEVRLALLKSPDVSST; encoded by the coding sequence ATGACAAACAAGAAGTCTGAAAACAGGCGGTACCCCTGGCTGGGGGTGGCGCTCGGAGGCGCGGACCGGCTCAGCTCCGCGTCCGGCAAGGCCCTCCTGGACGCCCGGCTGATCGGCGCGAACGGTCTGCAGGTGCACCAGGCGACGGCGCTGGAGGCCACCTTCGGCGGCCTCTTTCTCCTGCTCCGCATCTTCCTCTGGAAACTCACGGGGAAGGGCGGAGACGACAGGCCGGCCGCCGAGATGCCGGCACGCTCACGGCGGATCCTGTCCCTGATGACGTTCGGGGTGATCGGAACCGACAAGGCGCTGCTGTTCGCGGCCCTGTCGTTCATCCCCTTCAGCGTCGCCGGGGGAATGTACTACGCCGTCCCGCTTCTCATCCCCGTCATCGCGGGGTTCAGGAGCGGGAGCAGGGGGCGAGCCGCCCTCCTCACGCTCTTCGCGGCGGGTGCCGCGCTCGGCGTGGTCCTGCTCGTCCAGCGGGACGGGCCGGCCGCGGGAGACGGCTACCTGATCGGCGTGATCTGCGCCCTCGGCGCCGGGGTCCTGAGGACCCTGTACCTGCCCGTCACCGACCGCCTCATCCAGGGCGCGGGCCGGTTCCACACCGAGAAGGTGATCGCCTGGTCGACGCTGTCCGTCGGCCTGGTCGCCGGGGGCATCGTCATGCTCACCGGGGGCTTCACCTTCCTGAGCTGGCAGGTCGTCATGTGGGCGATGCTGGTCGGGTTGCTGAACAACACCCTGACCCGCATCATCCAGATGCCGGCGAGGGAGCTCGCGGGCGACTCGGTGTATGCGGTGTTCCTCACCGCGAGCCCGCTGATCGCCACGCTCGTCGGGCTGGCCTTCCTGGACACGCGGCTCATGCCGATCCAGTGGGCCGGGGTCGCCGTCATCACGGTGGCCGCGGCCGCGGTCGCCCAGATGAGCTTCAGCCTCAGGGACCGGAGCCACGCGCCGCTCATCGAGCTGTCGTCGGCCACGCCCGAGGCCGTCCTGAAGCACGCTCTGGACGAGCGCGCCGCGGTCCTGGAGACGCTCGAACGGCTGACCCAGGAGTACGGGGACTGCGAGAAGGCCGTCGCCCTGGCCGAACGCAAGGTCGCCGAGGCCCGGCTCGCGAAGGCTCGCGCCGACGCGAAGAAGGCGGCGGGCTCGGCGTCGAAGATCCGGGCCGAGGCGGGCAGGCTCGCGGCCCAGGCGGAGACCGCCGAGGCCCAGCAGGACGCGGCCGAGGCCGCGGTCAGGACGGCCGAGGAGGAGGTTCGCCTCGCTCTGCTGAAGTCGCCGGACGTGTCGTCCACGTGA